Proteins encoded together in one Thermomonospora curvata DSM 43183 window:
- a CDS encoding AurF N-oxygenase family protein: MGVQTASRTAVVRCKNGDHTIELTEREPVAERLIKISRKHSFNPDTDVDWDAPQDPDRFYMPPQLVSLYETPLWDQMTHRQRVELSKREVAEIASFGIWAELLLMHILVKTAYRFRYDSNHTAYALTEIADECRHSIMFGRMVRTFGLRTRRPHPVAYHFGKLSAGAPYMPLHMFAGILVVEEFTDSLQRVAMADEEIQPIVRQVSRIHVIEEARHIRYAQEELKRHIATASPLRRRLAAAGIARFVSFIQATLIHPAIYAEVGLDPKEARRAAATSPHRRAVWAWAMRRCTRFFDEVGFLDGRGRTLWARAGLLPDSHITIP; this comes from the coding sequence ATGGGCGTCCAGACCGCGTCGCGCACCGCGGTGGTGCGGTGCAAGAACGGCGATCACACCATCGAGCTGACCGAACGGGAACCGGTCGCCGAACGGCTGATCAAGATCTCCCGCAAGCACTCCTTCAACCCCGACACCGACGTCGATTGGGACGCTCCCCAGGACCCGGACCGCTTCTACATGCCGCCGCAGCTGGTGTCGCTGTATGAGACGCCGCTGTGGGATCAGATGACGCACCGGCAGCGGGTGGAGCTGTCCAAGCGGGAGGTCGCCGAGATCGCCTCCTTCGGCATCTGGGCCGAGCTGCTGCTGATGCACATCCTGGTCAAGACCGCCTACCGGTTCCGCTACGACAGCAACCACACCGCCTACGCGCTCACCGAGATCGCCGACGAGTGCCGGCACTCCATCATGTTCGGCCGCATGGTGCGCACCTTCGGGCTGCGCACCCGCCGGCCGCACCCGGTGGCCTACCACTTCGGCAAACTGTCCGCCGGCGCGCCCTACATGCCGCTGCACATGTTCGCCGGGATCTTGGTGGTGGAGGAGTTCACCGACTCCCTGCAGCGGGTCGCCATGGCGGACGAGGAGATCCAGCCCATCGTGCGGCAGGTCTCCCGCATCCACGTCATCGAGGAGGCCCGGCACATCAGGTACGCCCAGGAAGAGCTCAAGCGGCACATCGCCACCGCCTCCCCGCTGCGCCGCCGCCTCGCCGCCGCCGGCATCGCCCGCTTCGTCTCCTTCATCCAGGCCACCCTCATCCACCCCGCCATCTACGCGGAGGTGGGGCTGGACCCCAAGGAGGCCCGGCGGGCCGCCGCCACCAGCCCGCACCGCCGCGCCGTGTGGGCGTGGGCCATGCGGCGCTGCACCCGCTTCTTCGACGAGGTCGGCTTCCTGGACGGCCGGGGCCGCACCCTGTGGGCCCGCGCCGGCCTGCTC